The Isachenkonia alkalipeptolytica genome includes a region encoding these proteins:
- a CDS encoding energy-coupling factor transporter transmembrane component T family protein gives MHLAQIDRISNSTYSYFHKALVGSKVLFTVIMVTAFITSNTIAKGLGLLGVILLSFWIAKVPVRLVLQLALYPAFFSSIFALMEMGNSIPGGLLIIVRAVGAGMTMILLITTTPYTDLFSFLSLWMPMLLVDVFMFTYRGIFILIEKTTNLIKSMRLRGGYYSFNVFKNAKNMVGAIGVIIITSFDMSERMYQIYALRGYKGGIKSDVKLWPLGREDLLMILVGILAVIGVNVL, from the coding sequence ATGCATCTAGCACAAATCGATCGTATATCAAACAGTACCTATAGTTACTTTCATAAGGCCCTGGTTGGGAGCAAGGTTCTCTTTACCGTCATCATGGTAACGGCTTTTATTACCAGTAACACCATTGCTAAAGGACTGGGGCTTTTAGGGGTTATTCTGCTCTCCTTTTGGATTGCAAAAGTCCCTGTTCGTCTGGTTCTTCAATTGGCCTTATACCCTGCTTTTTTTAGCTCCATCTTTGCATTAATGGAAATGGGGAATTCTATCCCCGGAGGGCTATTGATTATCGTCCGGGCAGTAGGCGCGGGGATGACCATGATCCTTCTGATCACCACCACCCCCTATACGGATTTGTTTTCCTTTCTCTCTCTGTGGATGCCCATGCTCCTGGTGGATGTTTTTATGTTTACCTATCGGGGGATATTTATTCTCATAGAAAAAACCACAAACCTAATAAAAAGCATGCGCCTACGAGGAGGGTATTACTCCTTTAATGTTTTTAAAAACGCCAAAAATATGGTGGGAGCCATCGGCGTGATTATTATAACCTCCTTTGATATGAGTGAGCGAATGTATCAAATTTATGCTTTAAGAGGTTATAAAGGGGGAATCAAATCCGACGTAAAACTATGGCCCCTGGGAAGGGAAGATCTTTTGATGATTTTGGTAGGAATACTGGCAGTGATAGGAGTGAATGTGTTATGA
- a CDS encoding putative signal transducing protein — MEKSKEVFLMTVGEDMKVEIIEAELKKAGIPLLKKHREGGDYLSIYMGRSMYGVDLYVSEESYGIAREILLDLGITDIEGNPVGERNPEKDGKGHQQNKVQVKMFKVGIFLIFLLWLLLWWRSA; from the coding sequence ATGGAAAAATCAAAAGAAGTTTTCTTAATGACTGTAGGGGAAGATATGAAGGTGGAAATCATAGAAGCGGAATTGAAAAAAGCAGGGATTCCTTTACTGAAAAAACACCGTGAAGGCGGGGATTATCTAAGCATCTACATGGGGAGATCCATGTACGGAGTAGATCTTTATGTATCGGAGGAAAGCTACGGGATTGCCCGGGAAATTCTTCTTGATCTTGGGATTACCGATATCGAAGGGAACCCCGTAGGGGAGAGGAATCCTGAAAAAGACGGAAAAGGCCATCAACAAAATAAGGTACAGGTAAAAATGTTCAAAGTGGGGATTTTCCTCATTTTTCTATTATGGCTGCTGTTGTGGTGGCGAAGCGCTTAG
- a CDS encoding class I SAM-dependent methyltransferase, which produces MEYTGERVIPEFMKADNGMLLEHMERYIFAKEYAYGRVLDIACGVGYGADILLEEIYDKKIDSYLGIDLCEKSVAYAREMYGFRKTRFEQGNILYPGLVEGYGKFDTILSFETIEHIEKDRECVENLAGLLKETGTLIISTPFGKGRDVPCASPYHIRQYRREEFVALLEEGGFEVELFCQRGQQIEKPKPGEKYFLMVALCRLKKS; this is translated from the coding sequence ATGGAATATACGGGGGAACGAGTGATACCGGAATTCATGAAAGCGGATAACGGTATGTTATTAGAGCATATGGAACGATACATTTTTGCGAAGGAATATGCCTACGGACGGGTTTTGGATATTGCCTGCGGGGTGGGTTACGGAGCGGATATCCTATTAGAGGAAATTTATGATAAAAAAATTGATTCTTATCTTGGCATTGACCTATGTGAAAAAAGCGTTGCCTATGCCCGGGAAATGTATGGTTTTCGAAAAACCCGATTTGAACAGGGAAATATCTTGTATCCCGGACTTGTGGAAGGCTACGGAAAATTCGATACCATTTTGTCCTTTGAGACCATTGAGCATATAGAAAAAGACCGGGAATGCGTAGAAAATCTTGCGGGGCTGTTGAAAGAAACGGGAACCTTGATCATTTCCACTCCCTTTGGAAAGGGTCGGGATGTTCCCTGCGCCTCCCCCTATCATATCCGTCAGTATCGCCGGGAAGAATTTGTGGCACTGCTGGAAGAAGGGGGATTTGAAGTGGAACTGTTTTGTCAAAGAGGTCAGCAAATTGAGAAGCCCAAGCCCGGGGAGAAGTACTTTTTAATGGTAGCCCTGTGCCGACTTAAAAAATCATAA
- a CDS encoding ArsR/SmtB family transcription factor, with the protein MEYDIMFKALGELSRIKIVKLLSIKSMYVCELESILEMSQPRISQHLKILRQAEIVDMEKQGQRTIYTLNRNNINTLLFAFNNFLEAPLEDLSFFQDFAKKINAIEKDPSISTCKFNR; encoded by the coding sequence ATGGAATATGATATTATGTTCAAAGCTTTAGGAGAACTTTCCCGCATTAAAATCGTTAAATTACTCTCCATTAAAAGTATGTATGTCTGCGAACTGGAAAGCATTCTAGAGATGAGCCAGCCCAGGATTTCCCAGCATTTAAAAATATTGAGACAGGCAGAAATTGTGGACATGGAAAAACAGGGGCAGCGCACAATTTATACCCTCAATAGAAATAATATCAACACCCTGCTTTTTGCTTTCAATAACTTTTTAGAGGCCCCCCTGGAAGACCTGTCTTTTTTCCAGGATTTTGCTAAAAAGATTAATGCCATCGAAAAGGATCCCAGCATTTCCACCTGTAAGTTCAATAGATAA